The genomic segment CGTAAGGTAGTTCGTACGGAGTTGTACGAACATTTTGCTAAGCATGAATCCAGAGTTTCCAAAAGAGCAGACATCAATGTGTTTTTTGGGAACGATTTTAAGAAACCGACTCCTATAGGAGTTCAGGAAAAAAATCGTTTTGGAGCAGTTCAAACTTCCTGCACGTATTGTGCAGAATGTGATGTAGGATGTAATACCCATTCTAAAAATACATTGGATCTGAATTATCTTTTTGTGGCTAGGAACTCCAACAAAGCTGAGATAAAGACAGAACATCTTGCTACCAAAATTGTTCCTTTGAATAGCAAGGGAGAAGAAGACCCTTCTCAATCAGGCAAATACGGCTTTAGAGTTCATTATCTGAATTTGCAAAACGGAAAAACTTCTGAATCTTTTGCTGATACAAAACGTATCGTGGTTTCAGCTGGGACTTTGGGATCAACGGAACTTCTACTTAAATGTAAAACAAAGTTTAAGACCTTAACTAAGATCTCTGATAAACTAGGAACACAATTCTCTGGGAACGGCGACTTTCTTTCTTTTACTGCGAAAGGGAAGAAGCCTGCGGATCCGAATTATGGTCCAGTGATCACTCAGTATACGGATTATAACTTATTCTCCAGTTTCGATTCTAAAAAAGCATTTTTATTGGAGGATGCGAGTTATCCGGTATTCGCTTCCTATTTTGTGTCTGGTGCCCTTCCGATCATCTTTAGATTGAAGTATGTTTTCCATTTTATAGGAGAACTGTTTAAGAGCATCATTAGCGGAAAAATTTTCGGTAGAGTAGGATTTCTTTTGAGCGAGGCTCTAAAAGGAGATCTTTCTTATACTTCGGCAGTTCTGCTTTGTATGGGGATTGATACCTCCGACGGAAAGATGTATTTGGATAAAAATGGAAATCTTCAGATACATTGGCCTCAAAAAGAGAATCTAACACTTTATAATACCATAATGGATGTGAACAAAAGATTTGCGAAATTCACCGACGCAAAAACAAGATTTCCGATGCCGACTTACTCTTGGCCAGTCCGTAATAACGTTACTGTCCACCCTCTGGGCGGTTGTGTTTTAGGACCTTCTGCTAAAGCGGGAGTTTGTTCTTCGGATCTGAAAACTTTCGGTCAGGTTTTCGGTTACGAAGGTTTATATGTTGCGGATGGCAGTTTATTGCCTACCGCAGTGGGTGCTAATCCTTCTATGACTATTTCCGCTTTATCGGAAATGGTTGCAGAAGGAATTACAGGCAAGAAGCCGAATGCAAATTTAAGGTAG from the Leptospira saintgironsiae genome contains:
- a CDS encoding GMC oxidoreductase; its protein translation is MKSYEAIIIGTGFGGSINACRLSKKWPGKVLVLERGKEYPKGSFPRSPEGMSKNFWNIPEEGHIPRSSKFKKAGRQTGLFDIRNYPKLDVVLSAGLGGGSLIYANVFLEPPDHIFDHRWPETTKKKHLKPYYKIVKDILGSRPIPDTGEDRRKVVRTELYEHFAKHESRVSKRADINVFFGNDFKKPTPIGVQEKNRFGAVQTSCTYCAECDVGCNTHSKNTLDLNYLFVARNSNKAEIKTEHLATKIVPLNSKGEEDPSQSGKYGFRVHYLNLQNGKTSESFADTKRIVVSAGTLGSTELLLKCKTKFKTLTKISDKLGTQFSGNGDFLSFTAKGKKPADPNYGPVITQYTDYNLFSSFDSKKAFLLEDASYPVFASYFVSGALPIIFRLKYVFHFIGELFKSIISGKIFGRVGFLLSEALKGDLSYTSAVLLCMGIDTSDGKMYLDKNGNLQIHWPQKENLTLYNTIMDVNKRFAKFTDAKTRFPMPTYSWPVRNNVTVHPLGGCVLGPSAKAGVCSSDLKTFGQVFGYEGLYVADGSLLPTAVGANPSMTISALSEMVAEGITGKKPNANLR